The DNA region CGTCTGCATTGGCCCGCCGCCCTCGCGCGATAGCTATCTGAACATCCATCAGATCGTTGCCGCCTGCGAAATCACCGGTGCGGATGCCGTGCATCCGGGCTACGGCTTCCTTTCGGAAAACGCGAAATTCGCGGACATCCTCGATGCCCACGACATCACTTTCATCGGTCCGACGGCGGACCATATCCGCATCATGGGTGACAAGATCACCGCCAAGACGACCGCATTGGAACTCGGCATCCCCGTCGTTCCAGGCTCGGACGGCGAAGTGAAGACTGCGGAAGATGCGATCAAGACGGCAGCCTTGATCGGCTATCCGGTGCTCATCAAGGCAACGGCAGGCGGTGGAGGCCGCGGCATGAAGGTCGCGAAGACCGAAGCCGACGTTATCGAAGCTTGGTCGACGGCCCGCACGGAAGCGGCAGCCGCTTTCGGCAACGACGCCGTCTACATGGAAAAATTCCTCAGCAAGCCGCGCCACATCGAAATCCAGGTATTCGGCGACGGCGAAGGCAATGCGATCCACCTTGGCGAACGCGACTGCTCGCTGCAGCGCCGTCACCAGAAGGTCTGGGAAGAAGCAAACTCTCCGGCACTCAACGTCGAGCAGCGCATGAAGATCGGCCAGATCTGCGCTGACGCCATGAAGAAGCTGAAGTACCGCGGCGCGGGCACGATCGAGTTCCTCTACGAAAATGGCGAGTTCTTTTTCATCGAAATGAACACCCGCCTGCAGGTGGAGCACCCGATTACCGAAGCGATCACCGGAATCGACCTCGTGCACGAGCAGATCCGCGTCGCCTCTGGCCGCGGCCTCTCCGTCACGCAGGAAGAGGTCACCTTCGAGGGCCACGCCATCGAATGCCGCATTAATGCCGAGGATCCGCGCACCTTCGTGCCCTCGCCCGGGACGATCACGCATTTCCATGCGCCGGGCGGTCTTGGCGTGCGCATCGACAGCGGCGCCTATCAGGGCTACAAGATCCCGCCCTATTATGATAGCCTCATCGGCAAGCTCATCGTGCATGGACGCACCCGTGTGGAATGCATGATGCGTCTGCGCCGTGCTCTTGACGAATTCGTCGTCGATGGCATCAAGACGACGCTACCATTGTTCCAGGATCTCGTGTCCAACCAGGATATCGCCAATGGCGATTATGACATCCACTGGCTGGAACACTACCTGGCCCACCATCCGGCATAACGGAAATGGCAGGCTCGCGCAGGAAGTCCCCAGGCATTACCCCGGAGATTCTCCTGCGCGCCTATTCCATCGGACTCTTCCCGATGGCCGAGTCAGCCGACGACCCGGAAATCTTTTGGGTCGAGCCGGAGCTTCGCGGCGTGCTGCCGCTCGATCATTTCCATGTCTCGAAAAGCCTCGCGAAGACCATCCGCAAGCAACCCTTCGATATCCGCTTCGATCATGATTTCGACGCAGTGATCGCGGCCTGCGCGGAGGCAACTTCCGGCCGGCCGAGCACCTGGATCAACCATACCATCAGGTCGCTCTATTCCATGCTTCACCGCATGGGCCATGCCCATTCCGTCGAAGCTTGGGACGGCAATGAACTGGCCGGCGGCCTCTACGGCGTCTCGCTCGGCTCCGCTTTCTTCGGCGAGAGCATGTTCTCCCGCCGCACGGACGCCTCGAAAATCTGTCTCGTTCATCTGGTCGAGCGTCTGCGCGACAGAGGCTTCACCCTGCTCGACACGCAATTCACCACCGAGCACCTGAAGACCTTTGGCGCCATCGACATGCCCAAGGACGACTATGCGGTGATGCTGGCTGCCGCGATGGATTCACCGCATCTGGAGTTTTGAGAGCCGCGAGTTCCCTTCTCCCCACGGAGAGAGGGTGGCGGCAGCCGGATGAGGGGAACCAAGTACTCCACGCTTAAAGGCACAGCGGGTCGCCCCCTCATCGCCTCGCTGGTGCTCCGGCACTTTTCCCCAAAGGGAGAAGAGACTTGCGACAACACCGAGAATTTCAGCTAAGCGGAAATAGGAATGGAGCGCTACTTCGCATCACCCACAGGCGCGGGCACCTCGGACTGCGCCTTGCAGTCCTTCAGCCAGACGTCGTAGATCGGGTGTTCGACGGCGTTGAGGCCTGGGCTGTCGGCGAACATCCAGCCGGTGAAGATGCGGCGGATCTTGCGGTCGAGAGTAATCTCATCGACTTCCACGAAACCGTCGATCTTCTGGGCTTCCGCCTGGTCGCGCGAATAGCAGGCCTTCGGCGTGACCTGAAGCGCGCCGAACTGCACGGTTTCGTTGACGTAGACGTCGAAGGTGGTGATGCGGCCGGTGATCTTGTCGAGACCGGAGAAGACGGCAACGGGATTGTCGATGCGTGCGGCAGACGCCGCCTGCGGCAGGAAGGAAGAGCCAAGCGCCAGGGCCAACCCGGCGGCACGCAGGACATGATTCCGCGTGAAAAGCTTCATATCTACCCGTCTCCAGCGCATTTCAGATCAAAGGCCGCAGCTCGTGCGGCCAATCTGCGGGTAAAGGTCAATTGTGGCCAAAAGCGGGGCCGGACGGCCCGCTTCGCAGAGCGATGTCAGTTGCCGGGCGTCCAGGCGTCATAGTCGCCGGTCACACGCGGGCGCTCGCCGGAAACCGCAAGCGATCCCGGCGGGCGGTAGGCCTGCGGAGAGCCGGTCAGGTTGGGACGATGGGTCTTCTGCCAGTCCTTGGCGGCGTAGCTTTCCTGCGACGGCGGCACATCGGTGCGGTGGTGCATCCAGCCGTGCCAGCCCGGCGGGATGGCGGAGGCTTCAGCATAGCCCTTGTAGATCACCCAGCGCTTCGGTAGGCCGTAGGAAGACATGCCCCCTTCATAGTAGACGTTACCGAATTCATCCTCACCGACGCGCTTGCCGAAACGCCAGGTCGCAAA from Rhizobium sullae includes:
- the accC gene encoding acetyl-CoA carboxylase biotin carboxylase subunit: MVSKILIANRGEIALRVLRACKELGIPCVVVHSTADADAMHVRLADESVCIGPPPSRDSYLNIHQIVAACEITGADAVHPGYGFLSENAKFADILDAHDITFIGPTADHIRIMGDKITAKTTALELGIPVVPGSDGEVKTAEDAIKTAALIGYPVLIKATAGGGGRGMKVAKTEADVIEAWSTARTEAAAAFGNDAVYMEKFLSKPRHIEIQVFGDGEGNAIHLGERDCSLQRRHQKVWEEANSPALNVEQRMKIGQICADAMKKLKYRGAGTIEFLYENGEFFFIEMNTRLQVEHPITEAITGIDLVHEQIRVASGRGLSVTQEEVTFEGHAIECRINAEDPRTFVPSPGTITHFHAPGGLGVRIDSGAYQGYKIPPYYDSLIGKLIVHGRTRVECMMRLRRALDEFVVDGIKTTLPLFQDLVSNQDIANGDYDIHWLEHYLAHHPA
- the aat gene encoding leucyl/phenylalanyl-tRNA--protein transferase, whose protein sequence is MAGSRRKSPGITPEILLRAYSIGLFPMAESADDPEIFWVEPELRGVLPLDHFHVSKSLAKTIRKQPFDIRFDHDFDAVIAACAEATSGRPSTWINHTIRSLYSMLHRMGHAHSVEAWDGNELAGGLYGVSLGSAFFGESMFSRRTDASKICLVHLVERLRDRGFTLLDTQFTTEHLKTFGAIDMPKDDYAVMLAAAMDSPHLEF
- a CDS encoding DUF2155 domain-containing protein — its product is MKLFTRNHVLRAAGLALALGSSFLPQAASAARIDNPVAVFSGLDKITGRITTFDVYVNETVQFGALQVTPKACYSRDQAEAQKIDGFVEVDEITLDRKIRRIFTGWMFADSPGLNAVEHPIYDVWLKDCKAQSEVPAPVGDAK
- a CDS encoding NADH:ubiquinone oxidoreductase subunit NDUFA12 codes for the protein MKNLLLQIFTWWNGQTLGTRFATWRFGKRVGEDEFGNVYYEGGMSSYGLPKRWVIYKGYAEASAIPPGWHGWMHHRTDVPPSQESYAAKDWQKTHRPNLTGSPQAYRPPGSLAVSGERPRVTGDYDAWTPGN